The proteins below are encoded in one region of Thermodesulfobacteriota bacterium:
- a CDS encoding helix-turn-helix transcriptional regulator — translation MRKSSAFPAKLRAAREARGLSQAELAEKTGLQPSAVSHFETERRSPSFDNLKRLADALTVSTDYLLGRVDEMTGTGPRAEQIFRHIGEMSESDQAALEEMAAILAKKSKERKAKE, via the coding sequence ATGCGCAAGTCAAGCGCCTTTCCGGCGAAGCTCCGCGCCGCCCGTGAGGCCCGGGGATTGAGTCAAGCCGAGCTGGCGGAAAAGACGGGCCTTCAACCCTCCGCGGTGTCTCACTTCGAGACCGAGCGGCGATCACCCTCGTTCGACAACCTCAAGCGGTTGGCCGATGCCCTCACGGTAAGCACGGACTACCTGCTCGGCCGTGTCGACGAGATGACCGGCACGGGGCCGAGAGCCGAGCAGATCTTCCGCCACATCGGGGAGATGTCTGAGTCCGACCAAGCGGCTCTCGAAGAGATGGCAGCCATCCTGGCGAAGAAGAGCAAGGAACGTAAGGCAAAGGAGTAG
- a CDS encoding DUF4365 domain-containing protein, with translation MGKTVPKSKFTEWKGLDRIAIVIHEKQRHIWRELTKDDFGIDGEIEFVEPKPDGTGYHTVGSIVKVQSKSGKSYVVEDSPDAFSSPVLKDDLELWANSSFPTLYIVYHPTDDEL, from the coding sequence ATGGGGAAGACGGTACCAAAATCCAAGTTCACGGAGTGGAAGGGCCTCGACCGCATCGCGATCGTCATCCACGAGAAGCAACGACACATCTGGCGCGAACTGACCAAGGACGACTTCGGCATCGACGGGGAGATCGAATTCGTCGAACCGAAGCCCGACGGCACCGGCTACCACACAGTAGGCTCGATCGTCAAAGTCCAGTCGAAGTCGGGCAAGAGCTACGTTGTAGAGGACTCGCCCGACGCGTTCTCCAGCCCCGTCCTGAAGGATGACCTCGAACTGTGGGCCAATTCCTCCTTTCCCACCTTGT
- a CDS encoding ImmA/IrrE family metallo-endopeptidase, protein MGGDWLRIRVAQKLAEDLLAEWGWDSLPVDPFSIAAKHDIVIEPKPSPEPGSSGFLMRVGDVFGIMYANHVNNDGYRRFTVAHELGHYFLPGHPDKLFPHGDGLHQSRSGFVSRDPTEIDADYFAASLLMPTGLFRAAMRSAGEGLPAIEALASLCRTSLTATAIRYAQKWDDAVAVIVSEGDRVSYCFLSEDFRALVGREWLAPGTLLPRDTRTYHFNCDPANVRESRRAEDGTTLWHWFGKGRMELNEDVVGLGTYGRTLTMLFPDSGQED, encoded by the coding sequence ATGGGGGGTGACTGGCTACGCATTCGGGTCGCACAGAAACTCGCCGAGGATCTGCTGGCGGAGTGGGGGTGGGACAGCCTGCCCGTCGATCCCTTCTCGATCGCGGCCAAGCACGACATCGTGATCGAACCGAAACCGTCGCCGGAGCCCGGGTCCTCCGGGTTCTTGATGCGGGTGGGCGACGTGTTCGGCATCATGTACGCGAACCACGTGAACAATGATGGATACCGCCGGTTCACGGTTGCCCACGAACTCGGTCACTACTTCCTTCCCGGACACCCCGACAAGCTCTTTCCGCACGGCGATGGACTCCACCAATCGCGGAGCGGCTTTGTCTCTCGCGACCCGACTGAGATCGACGCCGACTACTTCGCGGCGAGCCTCCTCATGCCCACAGGGCTCTTTAGGGCGGCCATGCGGAGCGCTGGAGAAGGTCTTCCCGCCATAGAGGCCCTTGCGAGTTTGTGCCGGACTTCGCTCACTGCGACTGCGATTCGGTACGCTCAGAAGTGGGACGACGCGGTGGCTGTGATCGTGAGCGAAGGCGACCGGGTCTCCTATTGCTTCCTCTCAGAGGACTTCCGCGCTTTGGTCGGCAGGGAGTGGCTCGCACCGGGGACACTCCTGCCCAGGGACACCCGCACCTATCACTTCAATTGCGATCCGGCGAACGTTCGCGAGAGTCGTCGCGCCGAAGATGGGACCACCCTGTGGCATTGGTTCGGCAAGGGGCGTATGGAGTTGAACGAGGACGTCGTTGGGCTTGGCACCTACGGGAGGACCCTGACCATGCTCTTTCCCGACAGTGGCCAGGAGGACTGA